From one Treponema denticola genomic stretch:
- a CDS encoding CdaR family protein codes for MKIRKIFDRLAENWLAKVISFALAIVLVQLYKGSLLEKKYFYAPLVIENSGDLVPAVNIPRLVKVSVWGDSTVIAPIMEEHITAYMDLSAISDPGEYRIPIQAKLKGFASDVTDFEVEVDPSDIKLTLEESLSKRVNVRLNLGGVPAENYEVYERDVDPATVEIKGPHSAVSQIEEMLTNSVQIDNRKTGFSGYVDIFASNPLVSVIGTSRIAYSIKIREIVSVQTYGEVNLYFDNLDERFEIVSDVSAGNVTVRGAKSVISSWAPPENVLRVNCSNITKPGVYSLPVQAVIPGKLSLIDANPKNIQFEVKIKEAKPSE; via the coding sequence ATGAAAATTAGAAAAATATTTGACCGTTTAGCGGAAAACTGGCTTGCAAAGGTTATAAGTTTTGCCCTTGCCATAGTTTTGGTACAGTTATATAAGGGCAGCCTTTTAGAAAAAAAATATTTTTATGCTCCTCTTGTTATAGAAAATTCGGGAGATCTGGTTCCGGCTGTGAATATTCCGAGACTGGTTAAAGTTTCGGTTTGGGGAGATTCAACCGTAATAGCCCCGATTATGGAAGAGCATATAACGGCTTACATGGATTTGTCAGCAATCAGCGATCCCGGAGAGTACCGCATCCCCATACAGGCTAAACTAAAGGGCTTTGCGTCTGATGTTACGGATTTTGAGGTTGAAGTTGACCCTTCCGATATAAAATTAACTCTTGAGGAGAGTTTATCTAAGAGGGTTAATGTCCGCTTAAATCTGGGTGGCGTTCCGGCAGAAAATTATGAGGTTTATGAAAGAGATGTGGATCCTGCTACAGTAGAAATAAAGGGCCCTCACTCTGCCGTTTCTCAAATTGAAGAAATGCTGACAAACAGTGTACAAATAGATAACCGCAAAACGGGATTTTCAGGCTATGTAGATATATTTGCGTCTAATCCTCTTGTTTCCGTGATAGGAACTTCCAGAATTGCCTATTCGATTAAGATACGGGAAATAGTAAGTGTTCAAACCTATGGCGAAGTTAATTTATATTTTGATAATTTAGATGAAAGATTTGAGATTGTTTCAGATGTATCTGCCGGTAATGTAACAGTCAGAGGTGCTAAATCCGTAATTTCATCATGGGCTCCGCCTGAAAATGTTTTGAGGGTAAACTGCAGCAATATAACAAAGCCCGGCGTGTACAGCTTGCCGGTTCAAGCCGTCATTCCTGGAAAGCTTTCTCTTATAGATGCAAATCCTAAAAATATTCAGTTTGAAGTCAAGATAAAAGAAGCAAAGCCTTCCGAATAA
- a CDS encoding holo-ACP synthase gives MILGLGIDIVEVSRLEKWLNDKKLLERFFNKEELEYVLSKGDGAVRSLAVRFAAKEAFGKALGTGLTGIELKDIAVVNDKTGRPFLKLSGTALQALKEKGGADIHLSLTHEKTTAAAVVIIEG, from the coding sequence ATGATACTCGGTCTCGGTATAGATATAGTTGAAGTTTCCCGTCTCGAAAAATGGCTGAATGATAAAAAGCTCCTTGAAAGGTTTTTTAATAAAGAAGAACTTGAATATGTGCTTTCCAAGGGAGATGGTGCAGTCCGGTCCTTGGCTGTCCGCTTTGCGGCAAAAGAGGCTTTTGGAAAGGCCCTTGGAACAGGCCTCACCGGTATAGAGTTAAAAGATATAGCCGTTGTAAACGATAAAACGGGCCGGCCTTTTTTAAAACTTTCCGGCACAGCTCTTCAAGCCTTAAAAGAAAAGGGCGGGGCCGATATTCATCTTTCACTAACTCACGAAAAAACAACCGCCGCCGCCGTTGTTATAATCGAAGGGTGA
- a CDS encoding DUF3160 domain-containing protein, which produces MKRQAIFFKCIFLIIILISISISCKKSPSEKNESADEITKSVNLSETAKEDRSSTKTDEEAPENENTPAIIYNSDYEIRHNPPMNIYFETEQPFPSAHKKYLNESMTFKAVPDQYVKAKRTAVVGSDVCYFYPKISLKTDADLNKLKKGTLIPFGTILAIDEKPIENEDKTEHGTSLFHFEENQNWFYTTTWLGKEGMVFGSDLEGLDADPEQNKITALLYKTNGVFDSFYPITGYKYLSEEQQETLIKDKLIFQKVSKNEYYLGTETPDDMISLYQNYGVNLRNKISPNNEKTPIFITTDLISHSKHLIFDKAMQDIEEQIFIVRLKDLTDIFLKELEKVNTENFITAPEETKTKAILYFQTAKALLETAPIKKENEYSPSSQVYAYEGTDKNKILKKYPKAVQEEVELILNAAGTSSSPVFTFENGKAIIQDYSRYIVRGHYTKNGILSTYFRTMLWFSSIDFPMTNIKNISGKNFEAVSEMQAIGLLIAEITKSNQTIFTIWSDIYNPISDIVGLSDDLSFYDLIPFWRNYNIEDFNTWVSNEDNLMEFRNRAEQNLKKPFMNSSAMSWKLFGQRFVFDSYIQEKATSPNVEDRFIPSGLDVMKVLGSKAADKILASSEYEKYPGLKENLTRLQNDLMTEPEKKFGQTYYSTVLNEIAVQARFEKGSGFYFTESEAWNKKALLSAHGTWAELRHDTILYAVMGCAAECGGDGIERPTFRTKPIPEPIHYIEPNLPFWKNAALSIRYFASIVKQYKLIRPASIERIESFAAICNKAASITENEIQNKNISLQDIRWIPTIANELAKLVLEFTHGYVDDKDELKMALIADVFKIGSVSLQVGTGIPYRIYVPLNDAQGGKRIAVGYCFSYYEFLQPSNDLYTDKTWKGLVYNYGELEDKKPEWSKNIMMPAE; this is translated from the coding sequence ATGAAAAGACAAGCTATTTTTTTTAAATGTATTTTTTTGATTATTATTCTTATAAGTATTTCTATTTCATGTAAAAAATCTCCATCCGAAAAAAATGAGTCTGCCGATGAAATTACGAAATCCGTAAACTTAAGCGAAACCGCCAAAGAAGATAGGTCTTCAACTAAAACGGATGAAGAAGCGCCCGAAAACGAAAATACTCCCGCCATCATATACAACTCCGATTATGAAATAAGACATAATCCCCCAATGAATATATATTTTGAAACGGAACAACCCTTTCCATCGGCCCATAAAAAATATTTAAACGAAAGCATGACTTTTAAGGCCGTACCCGACCAATATGTAAAAGCAAAAAGAACGGCAGTAGTAGGGAGCGATGTTTGCTATTTTTATCCTAAGATTTCTTTAAAAACCGATGCCGATTTAAACAAATTAAAAAAAGGAACTTTAATCCCGTTCGGCACTATCCTTGCCATTGATGAAAAGCCGATCGAAAATGAAGACAAAACCGAACACGGAACAAGTCTTTTCCATTTTGAAGAAAATCAAAATTGGTTTTACACCACAACTTGGTTAGGAAAAGAAGGAATGGTTTTCGGATCCGACTTGGAAGGCTTGGATGCAGATCCTGAACAAAACAAGATTACGGCTCTCTTATACAAAACAAACGGAGTTTTTGACAGTTTTTACCCGATTACCGGTTATAAATACCTTTCCGAAGAGCAACAAGAAACTCTAATCAAAGACAAACTGATTTTCCAAAAAGTAAGCAAAAATGAGTACTATCTTGGCACGGAAACCCCCGATGATATGATATCCCTGTATCAAAATTACGGCGTAAATTTGCGGAACAAAATATCTCCCAATAACGAGAAGACACCCATATTTATTACGACAGACCTTATATCTCATTCTAAGCACTTAATATTCGATAAGGCTATGCAAGATATTGAAGAACAAATTTTTATAGTCAGATTAAAAGACTTGACCGATATTTTTTTAAAGGAACTGGAAAAAGTAAACACGGAAAATTTTATAACGGCGCCCGAAGAAACAAAGACAAAGGCCATTCTTTATTTTCAAACGGCTAAGGCCTTACTTGAAACAGCACCCATAAAAAAAGAAAACGAATATTCTCCAAGCTCACAAGTGTACGCTTATGAAGGAACCGACAAAAATAAAATCTTAAAAAAATATCCTAAAGCTGTTCAAGAAGAAGTTGAGCTGATATTAAACGCAGCCGGAACTTCATCATCGCCTGTATTTACTTTTGAAAACGGGAAAGCAATAATTCAAGATTACAGCCGCTATATTGTTCGGGGCCATTATACAAAAAACGGAATTCTATCAACTTATTTTAGAACAATGCTATGGTTTTCTTCCATCGATTTTCCGATGACAAATATAAAAAACATATCCGGTAAAAATTTTGAAGCGGTTTCCGAAATGCAGGCTATAGGTCTTTTAATTGCGGAAATAACAAAATCGAACCAAACAATATTTACAATTTGGTCGGATATTTATAACCCCATAAGCGATATAGTAGGTTTAAGCGATGATCTTTCTTTTTATGACCTCATACCTTTTTGGAGAAATTACAACATAGAAGATTTTAACACATGGGTATCAAATGAAGATAATCTGATGGAATTTAGAAATAGGGCCGAACAAAATTTGAAGAAACCTTTTATGAATTCGTCGGCAATGTCATGGAAACTTTTCGGGCAAAGATTTGTTTTCGATTCTTATATACAGGAAAAGGCAACTTCTCCAAATGTCGAAGACCGCTTTATACCATCAGGCTTGGATGTTATGAAAGTTTTAGGGTCTAAAGCTGCCGATAAAATTTTGGCCTCATCTGAATATGAAAAATATCCGGGCTTAAAAGAAAATTTAACACGGCTTCAAAACGATCTTATGACTGAACCGGAAAAAAAATTCGGACAAACATATTATTCAACCGTACTAAATGAAATTGCAGTACAGGCTCGTTTTGAAAAAGGATCCGGTTTTTACTTTACCGAAAGCGAAGCATGGAATAAAAAAGCCCTGCTTTCGGCACATGGAACTTGGGCAGAACTTAGACATGATACAATTTTATATGCGGTAATGGGATGTGCAGCCGAATGCGGAGGGGACGGAATTGAAAGGCCGACTTTTAGAACAAAGCCGATACCTGAACCGATTCATTACATAGAACCTAACCTGCCTTTTTGGAAAAATGCAGCTTTATCGATCAGGTATTTTGCTTCGATAGTCAAACAGTATAAACTGATAAGACCGGCTTCTATAGAGAGAATAGAATCTTTTGCTGCCATATGCAATAAAGCAGCTTCAATAACCGAAAATGAAATTCAAAATAAAAACATATCATTGCAAGACATACGCTGGATTCCTACGATAGCAAACGAGCTGGCAAAATTGGTTCTGGAATTTACACACGGCTATGTTGATGATAAGGATGAACTAAAAATGGCACTGATAGCTGATGTCTTTAAAATCGGTTCAGTAAGTCTTCAAGTCGGTACGGGAATTCCCTACAGAATATATGTTCCATTAAACGATGCCCAAGGCGGAAAAAGAATTGCCGTAGGATATTGCTTCAGTTATTATGAATTTCTACAACCTTCAAACGACCTATATACCGATAAAACATGGAAAGGCCTTGTATATAATTACGGCGAATTAGAAGATAAAAAACCCGAATGGTCAAAAAATATTATGATGCCCGCCGAATAA
- the ruvB gene encoding Holliday junction branch migration DNA helicase RuvB — protein MSDDFEVVRPEEQAGDEKDRALRPRSLVDFQGQTKAKENLSVFIKAARERGESLDHLFLIGPPGLGKTTLAQITANELGVDFKVTGAPALDKPKDLAGILTTLTEHSVFFIDEIHRLKPAIEEMLYIAMEDYELDWIIGQGPGARTVRIPIPPFTLVGATTRAGMVSSPLISRFGIVQRFEFYSHEELASIISRSASILEIEIEKKAALALARCSRGTPRVANRLLRRMRDFAQVAGKSSIDEMTVAAGLKQLNIDGLGLETYDRQILRSIIENYSGGPVGAETLAISIGESQDTLEDYYEPYLIQSGLLQRTPRGRMVTLKAYEHLGLNPPKLGDGQDGLFD, from the coding sequence ATGAGCGATGATTTTGAGGTAGTGCGTCCCGAAGAACAGGCCGGGGACGAAAAGGACAGAGCTCTTCGTCCCCGCTCTCTTGTCGACTTTCAGGGGCAGACAAAGGCAAAAGAAAATCTTTCCGTTTTTATAAAGGCTGCCCGCGAAAGGGGAGAAAGCTTAGATCATCTTTTTTTGATAGGCCCGCCGGGCTTGGGAAAAACAACTCTTGCCCAAATTACGGCCAACGAGCTCGGTGTCGATTTTAAGGTTACGGGGGCTCCCGCCCTAGATAAGCCCAAGGATCTGGCAGGTATTCTTACTACCTTGACGGAACACTCCGTATTCTTTATAGACGAGATTCACCGTTTAAAGCCGGCCATTGAAGAGATGCTTTATATCGCAATGGAAGACTATGAACTTGACTGGATAATAGGGCAGGGGCCGGGAGCCAGAACCGTGCGTATTCCGATTCCGCCTTTTACCCTTGTCGGAGCAACCACAAGAGCCGGTATGGTCTCAAGTCCCCTTATAAGCCGCTTCGGTATTGTGCAGCGTTTTGAATTTTACAGCCATGAGGAGCTTGCCTCAATTATAAGCCGCTCCGCTTCAATCCTCGAAATAGAAATAGAAAAGAAGGCTGCCCTTGCCTTAGCCCGCTGTTCCCGCGGAACTCCAAGGGTTGCAAACCGCTTATTGCGGCGTATGAGGGACTTTGCCCAAGTTGCCGGCAAAAGCTCGATTGACGAGATGACGGTTGCCGCAGGCCTAAAGCAGCTAAACATCGACGGCCTCGGCCTTGAAACCTATGACAGGCAGATACTCCGATCCATTATCGAAAATTACTCGGGCGGCCCCGTCGGCGCCGAAACCCTTGCAATTTCTATAGGAGAGTCTCAGGATACCTTAGAGGACTATTATGAGCCCTACCTTATCCAGTCCGGCCTCCTCCAGCGCACTCCCCGCGGCCGCATGGTTACGCTTAAAGCATATGAACACCTCGGCTTAAATCCGCCTAAACTAGGGGATGGGCAAGACGGCCTCTTCGATTAG
- a CDS encoding class I SAM-dependent methyltransferase, translated as MQKNQYQAELFKNRLQKRFKHLSKWAKREGVFAYRLYDKDIPEIPLAVDIYFAETDETEKRAFLLIYLYKRPYEKSQEEEREWLLEIEEAASSSLLIPKERIFIKLREKQKGKSQYEKSGSSKNLIRIKEGECFFYINVEDYLDSGLFLDHRPARSMVFKEAKNKKVLNLFSYTGSFSVHAAKGGAASVDSVDLSNTYLNWAKENLKLNKLGDEEKNRLIKSDVILFLKKAIEEQKKWDLIICDPPTFSNSKSADIFDVNRDWLNLCLLCLKVLAKNGKLYFSTNSQKIKFDEAELINSSKQKIRIKDITKVSIPEDFRNQKIHKMWMIEYSE; from the coding sequence ATGCAAAAAAATCAATATCAGGCGGAGCTTTTTAAAAACCGCCTTCAAAAAAGATTTAAACATTTGTCAAAGTGGGCAAAACGGGAAGGTGTTTTTGCTTACAGATTGTATGACAAGGATATACCTGAAATTCCTCTTGCAGTAGACATCTATTTTGCCGAAACAGACGAAACGGAAAAAAGAGCCTTTTTGCTTATCTATCTTTACAAAAGGCCTTACGAAAAATCCCAAGAAGAAGAAAGGGAATGGCTTTTAGAAATTGAAGAAGCGGCATCCTCAAGCCTTTTAATACCTAAAGAAAGAATTTTTATAAAATTGCGTGAAAAACAAAAAGGAAAAAGCCAATACGAAAAGTCAGGCTCAAGTAAAAATCTTATAAGGATAAAAGAAGGAGAATGTTTTTTCTACATAAATGTAGAAGACTATCTTGATTCAGGCCTTTTTTTGGATCACCGCCCTGCCCGTTCCATGGTTTTTAAAGAAGCAAAAAATAAAAAAGTTTTAAACCTATTTTCATACACGGGAAGTTTTTCGGTTCATGCGGCAAAGGGCGGAGCCGCCTCAGTTGATTCGGTAGACCTTTCAAATACCTATCTAAATTGGGCAAAAGAAAATTTAAAATTAAACAAGCTCGGCGATGAAGAAAAAAACCGGCTTATAAAAAGCGATGTAATCCTTTTTTTAAAAAAAGCAATCGAAGAACAAAAAAAATGGGATTTAATTATCTGCGATCCTCCTACATTTTCAAATTCAAAAAGTGCGGATATTTTTGATGTAAACAGAGATTGGCTAAACCTCTGCCTCCTCTGTCTAAAAGTGCTGGCAAAAAACGGAAAACTTTATTTTTCTACCAATTCCCAAAAAATAAAATTCGATGAAGCAGAGCTTATCAATTCTTCCAAACAAAAGATAAGGATAAAAGACATAACAAAGGTCTCAATCCCCGAAGACTTTAGAAATCAAAAAATACATAAGATGTGGATGATTGAATATTCGGAATAG
- the dxs gene encoding 1-deoxy-D-xylulose-5-phosphate synthase: MTKNSLLSKIKGPEDIKLLSYDELKDLAVEIRKEILTVVGHNGGHLASNLGVIELTLAIHRVFSSPHDAIVWDVGHQSYTHKMITGRQSRFSTLRLWEGLSGFPKREESVHDAFNTGHASTSISAALGILEGKRLNKDSGKVIAVIGDGAMTGGMAFEALSNAGELKKDLIVIINDNKMSISKNTGAFSEYLSRLTVHEGYQRFKYLFDKAVGSIPLVGNKLNSIIWRLKRGMKGIFYKNNIFVDFGFEYVGPINGHNMREIEKVLKNVKKLNSPVVMLVETIKGKGYPLAEINPAAFHGIGPFNISDGKVEKKDAITFTQAFGKALVKEAEKNSKIAAITAAMESGTGLSLFHSKFPERFFDVGIAESHAVTFAAGLASAGIKPVTAIYSTFLQRSIDQIIHDTSIQNLPVIFAIDRAGPVPADGETHQGLFDIALLRPVPNMTILCPASEKELDLMLSWALMQDNPIAIRYPKADCPKEIPEFSQSIEKGRGVLIKNSDKSRILITCTGGMYNEVKEASAILAHKGLFTDIYNVRFAKPIDESYFLNITKDYSYILFVEDGMKIGSLSSYLESLVLRSGSNKTGFQNKKTAVLAFEDMFFPHGTRSEIFKGAGVSAEHIVQAAELLFTETHTVSASTSIPVKEN, translated from the coding sequence ATGACAAAAAACAGCTTATTAAGTAAAATAAAAGGCCCCGAGGATATAAAGCTCCTTTCTTATGATGAACTTAAAGACCTCGCTGTGGAAATACGAAAAGAAATTCTCACTGTAGTAGGCCATAACGGCGGTCACCTTGCAAGTAATTTGGGTGTAATAGAGCTTACGCTTGCGATTCACAGGGTCTTTTCAAGTCCCCATGATGCTATTGTCTGGGATGTCGGTCATCAGTCATATACGCATAAAATGATAACAGGTAGGCAATCCCGCTTTTCTACCTTACGCCTTTGGGAAGGCCTTTCCGGTTTTCCAAAAAGAGAAGAAAGTGTTCACGATGCCTTTAATACCGGCCATGCTTCAACTTCAATTTCTGCAGCCCTAGGTATTCTTGAAGGAAAAAGATTAAACAAGGATTCCGGAAAGGTTATAGCCGTTATAGGTGACGGTGCTATGACCGGCGGAATGGCATTTGAAGCTCTTTCCAATGCAGGAGAATTAAAAAAAGATTTAATAGTTATAATAAACGACAATAAAATGTCCATAAGCAAAAATACGGGAGCTTTTTCCGAGTACTTGAGCCGCCTTACGGTTCATGAAGGCTACCAGCGTTTTAAGTACCTCTTTGATAAGGCTGTGGGCTCAATCCCCCTTGTGGGAAACAAACTTAATTCCATAATTTGGCGTTTAAAAAGAGGAATGAAGGGAATATTCTACAAGAATAATATCTTTGTGGATTTCGGTTTTGAATATGTCGGCCCCATAAACGGCCACAATATGAGAGAAATTGAAAAGGTTTTAAAAAACGTAAAAAAATTAAACAGCCCCGTTGTAATGCTTGTAGAAACCATAAAGGGTAAGGGCTATCCCTTGGCGGAAATAAATCCTGCTGCCTTTCATGGGATAGGGCCCTTTAACATTTCCGATGGAAAGGTAGAAAAAAAAGATGCGATTACCTTTACGCAAGCCTTCGGAAAGGCTTTGGTAAAAGAAGCCGAAAAGAATTCGAAAATTGCAGCTATAACGGCAGCAATGGAATCGGGGACAGGCCTTTCTCTATTTCATAGCAAATTTCCTGAAAGATTTTTTGATGTAGGTATTGCCGAAAGCCATGCCGTTACCTTTGCAGCAGGCCTCGCTTCAGCCGGAATTAAGCCTGTTACGGCAATTTACAGTACCTTTTTACAACGCTCAATCGACCAGATTATACATGACACTTCAATACAAAATTTGCCCGTGATTTTTGCTATAGACCGTGCAGGCCCCGTTCCGGCCGACGGAGAAACCCATCAGGGGCTTTTTGACATAGCCCTGCTGCGTCCTGTCCCCAATATGACAATTCTTTGTCCTGCATCTGAAAAAGAGTTGGACCTAATGCTTTCTTGGGCTCTTATGCAGGATAATCCTATAGCAATAAGGTATCCTAAGGCCGACTGTCCGAAAGAAATCCCCGAATTTTCTCAAAGTATAGAAAAAGGACGGGGTGTACTTATAAAGAATTCCGATAAGAGCCGCATTTTAATAACCTGTACCGGAGGAATGTACAATGAAGTTAAAGAGGCTTCTGCAATTCTTGCTCATAAGGGCCTTTTTACGGATATCTATAATGTGAGATTTGCAAAGCCTATAGACGAAAGCTATTTTTTAAACATTACAAAAGACTACTCATACATTCTTTTTGTAGAAGACGGTATGAAGATAGGCAGTCTAAGCTCATATTTGGAATCCCTTGTTTTAAGGTCTGGAAGCAACAAGACCGGGTTTCAAAATAAAAAAACTGCGGTATTGGCTTTTGAAGATATGTTCTTCCCCCATGGTACCCGCTCCGAAATTTTTAAGGGTGCAGGTGTATCGGCTGAACACATAGTACAAGCAGCAGAGCTGCTTTTTACCGAAACTCATACCGTTTCGGCTTCTACCTCTATTCCGGTAAAGGAGAATTAG
- a CDS encoding redox-sensing transcriptional repressor Rex, with protein sequence MAKQKVPAAPSVRRLPSYLQLVKKAEADKLEYISGTVIAEELELEPIQVRKDLTITGIVGKPKKGYPVKLLITAIEKFLGWNKEKRAFVIGAGSLGTALSGYQGFKEHGLVICAAFDSDKRKIGKEIHDLPVFGMDELEKKAKEYKPEIAILTVPSKYAQEAANAIVKAGIKAIWNFTNIKITVPDNVIVQKEDLSSGYAMLGVMINIKK encoded by the coding sequence ATGGCAAAACAAAAAGTACCGGCAGCTCCATCTGTGCGGAGGCTGCCTTCTTATCTTCAACTTGTAAAAAAAGCTGAAGCCGATAAGCTGGAATATATATCGGGAACGGTCATTGCCGAAGAATTGGAACTTGAACCTATTCAGGTAAGGAAGGATCTGACAATTACAGGAATTGTAGGTAAGCCCAAAAAAGGTTATCCCGTCAAATTACTGATAACGGCCATCGAAAAATTTTTAGGCTGGAATAAAGAAAAAAGAGCCTTTGTAATAGGGGCCGGAAGTTTAGGGACAGCTCTTTCAGGCTACCAAGGTTTTAAAGAACATGGGCTGGTCATTTGTGCCGCCTTTGATTCAGACAAAAGAAAAATAGGAAAAGAAATTCATGATCTTCCTGTGTTTGGAATGGATGAATTGGAAAAAAAAGCTAAAGAATATAAGCCCGAAATCGCTATTTTGACGGTTCCTTCAAAATATGCTCAAGAAGCCGCAAACGCCATCGTAAAAGCCGGAATCAAGGCAATTTGGAATTTTACAAATATCAAAATCACCGTGCCCGATAATGTTATAGTCCAAAAAGAAGATTTAAGCTCTGGTTATGCAATGCTCGGCGTTATGATAAATATCAAAAAATAA
- the cdaA gene encoding diadenylate cyclase CdaA has translation MEFIRNITAFYSSYLRPVFDVLLLAFLMYKAYQILLKTQAIQLIKGAMSILVIYAVAMIFNLKTLLWILNTLGPGLVIGVAIVFQPELRKIFLKIGQSNWLRTGKHSNHSHIDSVVTAAEILSDKRRGMLVVFMRRNNLKDIIDTGTKLNAGLSSSLLVTIFGHDTPLHDGAAIVQNGMVISAGCFLPLSEQQDIRKSFGTRHRAAIGVSEETDAVVLVVSEETGALSLAYDSHLYYDLSADEVVAQLEQLLEIKKYFAQEESLDLAEALQDEN, from the coding sequence ATGGAATTTATTAGAAACATTACGGCTTTTTATTCTTCATATCTAAGGCCCGTTTTTGATGTGCTTTTACTCGCTTTTTTGATGTATAAGGCTTATCAAATTTTATTAAAAACTCAGGCAATTCAGCTTATAAAGGGTGCAATGTCTATATTGGTCATTTATGCTGTTGCCATGATTTTTAATCTTAAAACTCTTTTATGGATTTTAAATACCTTGGGACCGGGTCTTGTTATAGGCGTAGCCATCGTATTTCAGCCCGAACTTCGTAAAATATTTTTAAAGATAGGACAGAGCAACTGGCTCAGAACCGGAAAGCACTCAAACCACAGCCATATCGACTCGGTTGTTACTGCTGCCGAAATCTTATCCGATAAAAGGCGGGGAATGTTGGTAGTTTTTATGCGCCGGAATAATTTAAAGGATATTATCGATACAGGAACAAAGCTTAACGCAGGGCTTTCATCCAGCCTCTTGGTTACGATTTTCGGGCATGATACCCCTCTTCATGACGGAGCTGCCATTGTGCAAAACGGAATGGTAATTTCTGCCGGCTGCTTTCTTCCTCTTTCGGAACAGCAGGATATAAGAAAGAGCTTTGGAACCCGTCATAGGGCGGCAATAGGTGTTTCCGAAGAAACGGATGCAGTAGTTCTTGTTGTATCCGAAGAAACAGGAGCCTTGAGTCTTGCCTATGATTCCCATCTTTATTACGATTTAAGTGCGGATGAAGTTGTAGCCCAGCTTGAGCAGCTTTTGGAAATAAAAAAATATTTTGCTCAAGAAGAATCTTTGGATTTAGCGGAGGCCTTACAAGATGAAAATTAG